TTTAAAATTAAGTTCTTTGAAGTTCTGGAGACTCAATAGCCAATTTCCAGCAGGGGTGGATGGATACTGAGGAAGTTCTTTTTACCTTTAATGTCTTTGTAATcttcttataataataaaaatagtagTCTTTaattttttctgatttgcctcCGACAGCTTTACATCGAACTGATGAAAaagcaattattttcataatcgattaacgTGTCTGCACATGTTTGGTTCACGAAAAGTCCAAAAATGCTGATCAGTGttcctcaaacctggaaatgatgacttcctctttgtccacaaaccacaatgattcagttttaatgatttctttgttataaattaaaataatccaAAGTTTCCTCCACCATATTCACTGTTCctacaatgtaaatatttacTGTGCAGCAGCGGCACAACAGTGCAACACTAAGATCACATGACCTCAGACAGAGTCATGTGATAAGAGGAAGATACAAACACTTACTTTTCATGTCTGTCCACGCGGCTGTCAGAGACACTTCACTCAGATGGTATTTGCTGGAAGTCGTGTTCTGTAGAAACAAGTCAGTTACACTCAAGTTATACAGTTTACCAAGCGCTGGGTGCCACCTAGTGGCGGTTCCAGGAAGTACTCAACTGTAAGCAGTTAGGAGAAATAGTGCAAGGTTTTTAAGTTCAGGTTTCAAGTGTAAGCTACGCAGTAACTCACCAGGGTGAAGGTAAAATTGAGGTTGGTTTTCTGCGTTTCCGATGTGAGCTGCAGGGAGGCGCTGTCCGTGTCACACGACCCATCGCTCTTTGTCGTATTGGACTGCAGGTTCACAATCTCCTGCACAGTCTGCGTGTGTGCAagattatttaacatttagcatttaaaatCCCACAAATGTGGCTTTACTGTGAAGGAGTTCAGCTCGAGTCTGGTTAAGTACCTTATTCTGGGACAAAGACATGAAGGTGATGTTGAGCTGGATGCCAATTGAAGCCAGCAAACAGGCTGTGCCGTTGGTGCCGTTGACCACGTAGTGTCCTTTGTCGGGGTTGCTGGGTCCTTTGTGCGGTGCCGGGCTGGTCGGGGCAACCGTGGGCGGGGCGTCAGTCGCAAAACTCTGGTGCAGAACAGCAGCTGCAAAAGGTAAACAAGTGTAAATCAAGTGCAACCTGGCTGCAAGGTGTTCAATTATACATAAATACCCACGTGTGACAATATGAAGGACAATTATTTCATTATATGtatgaacacaaacagaaagattacatattttcattaaaaatgtgcttcAAACTTCATAGATTTTCCTGCAAGCTGCCCTCTggaacacacgcacacctaAGCTTGCATCCTGTTCTCTATTTTAAAGAGAATACTTTttattctgttgtgttgtttttttatcatcctTTATTGTCGTTTGTGTATGGTTGTTCTGCGGGAGCATCCTCAATTTTGTTATAATGACAATAGAGGCTAAAATTCTATTCTGttttttcatgtgaaaatgCAGCAGTCCAAATCCTGGAGAACCCACAGTGAGTGCCGTTTGCCACCCGCTCAGGACAGACAGCACTCACCTCGCCTGGGTCCTCCAGAGATTATCCTGCGGGTGTGAACGGGTCTGACCCGTTCCCTGtccccactggtcaaaaaaaccaACTatttaatcccaggtttaaacCAGTTTTTAACAGCGGTGATGCGTTTACTCAGCATTTGCttctgggtcaaatgactcGATCCAATGCGTGCAGGTTTTTAAGCAGCTTCAGCTCAGATTGAGATCATAAGACTCGGGGTGGTGAACACACTTGTTTCTActtgtttctccttctctgctTTTGCCAGTGACGTGCCATTTCTGGCACGACGCTGTCGCACATTCACCTTCTGGCTGTCAGCATTAATATTGTAAGTGATCCTTCCTTGGGACGGCGCtcagtgtcatttatttaatccatGGGATCATCGAAACAATTGAGTGAAAGAGAGACTCAAAGTAAACGAtgcaaaatagtacctactgtAACATGATCACCGAGAGTTTTTTTAACCTGGTCTCATCTGCCCTGGTCTAAACAAACTGTACAACAAAAGTCAGGTCTATAATCTgcgtttttgtttattttatccaCCTTATTCCTTTGGCCATGATACCTTTTGCGTGAAATTATGGGCGTCACTTCCCACGTGGCCCGCCCGCTGAGGCTGAACCGGTGTTTTCCCATGGTGACTGGACAACAATCACAGAGAGGGATTATAAAACTGAACATGTGCGAACATGAAACCACTACTGAAATTTAAAGACAGATGATGATGTGATCCATTCACTGCCTTCGTCTGCACAGTAAATTGTCCAAAGTGTCCAACTGTGAAAGTAGCGCTGTAAACACGGATTAGGACAAGATACAAACGATTTGTGTTAAACTAAACttatttaatgttaataataacaaagaatTAAATGTACTCCCTCACTACAGACTGTGAAGCTGTGACCAATATGAAACGCTCTAAGGCGTTTCAGTCTTTACACAGCAATAAGGTCAGGTGCAGTTTGTTAAAAAGGAGGTGGGACACGATCTTATTTGTTCAAATACAGCCTTGGTGATCCACATCACCAAGTAATCAGGTGACAGCGCGATCCTGAAGCCACGCAGCTGCCAGCACCGCCATCACGTCTTATTACCGGAAGGAGACCGCATTCTACCGCTTCCCTTTTTTGCTCTGGAAGTTTCACTCAGTAGCGCGTCCAGGAATAAGGCGGATAATCAGAGACCCAGTCTTGAATGGATAATACGAAAGCAGTGACGTTGCcattttctggtttcacaaAAAGACCAATCTTGTGAAAGGCTCAGTTCCGTCTTACGAAAGAGTAAGTTTAAGCAAGATGATTTACAAAATctgaaactgtttttaaaagaacaagTAACTCAGATATAGTCAAGCCCAGATTTATCTTTAAGTAGACATGTATGTAAAATTTCAGAGGCAAATGTTACAGTGAATTTGACTCAGTTGAGCTActgttcagttaaaaaaaaccaccagTGACAACTTGTTTTGAAAAGCCACAAGAGCTTTAAGTGAGATGGCGATCTTTACCTAAC
This genomic interval from Solea solea chromosome 2, fSolSol10.1, whole genome shotgun sequence contains the following:
- the LOC131448484 gene encoding lysosome-associated membrane glycoprotein 1-like, giving the protein MKQTGVKSGIVGLTLQLLLAAVLHQSFATDAPPTVAPTSPAPHKGPSNPDKGHYVVNGTNGTACLLASIGIQLNITFMSLSQNKTVQEIVNLQSNTTKSDGSCDTDSASLQLTSETQKTNLNFTFTLNTTSSKYHLSEVSLTAAWTDMKISPVSFRNNTLDYLRGTLGFSYMCREKQTLSVAQNLSINIFQVQVQPFGVVGTQFGAAEECQLDEDDMLIPIIVGAALAGLVLIVLLAYLIGRKRSHAGYQSI